Proteins co-encoded in one Setaria viridis chromosome 9, Setaria_viridis_v4.0, whole genome shotgun sequence genomic window:
- the LOC117836650 gene encoding protein yippee-like At3g08990, whose protein sequence is MECGRGTPILELDDANGNVYRCKHCRTHLALTDDIISKDFYCKNGKAYLFDKVVNVTVGEKEDRMLMTGMHTISDIFCVRCGVTLGWKYDAAAERTQKYKEGKFILDRDQLLGPE, encoded by the exons ATGGAGTGCGGCAGGGGCACGCCGATCCTGGAGCTCGACGACGCCAACGGCAACGTCTACCGCTGCAAGCACTGCCGCACACACCTAGCTCTCACCGACgacatcatctccaag GATTTCTACTGCAAGAACGGGAAGGCTTACCTCTTCGATAAGGT TGTCAATGTGACtgttggagaaaaagaagatcGTATGCTGATGACAGGGATGCATACCATTTCTGACATCTTTTGTGTCCGCTGCGGAGTGACTCTTGGATGGAAATAT GACGCTGCGGCTGAGAGGACCCAGAAATACAAGGAAGGGAAATTTATTCTGGACAG
- the LOC117837609 gene encoding uncharacterized protein isoform X3, whose protein sequence is MGRLFLMHLDGNVYSCKHCKTHLGLAGDIISKAFHCKHGKAYLFHKVKLHMRRARGTRKESIFWRGLRCQALTEASTGLHLMLIWSEAMPTMYEERFAKLKHVVHPL, encoded by the exons ATGGGGCGGCTGTTCCTGATGCACCTGGACGGCAACGTCTACAGCTGCAAGCACTGCAAGACCCacctcggcctcgccggcgacatcatctccaag GCCTTCCACTGCAAGCACGGGAAGGCCTACCTCTTCCATAAGGT GAAGCTGCACATGAGAAGAGCCAGAGGTACAAGGAAGGAAAGTATATTCTGGAGAG GTTTAAGGTGTCAGGCCCTGACGGAAGCCAGTACTGGATTGCACCTGATGCTCATTTGGTCGGAAGCGATGCCGACGATGTATGAGGAGCGATTCGCCAAGCTCAAGCATGTTGTTCATCCCCTGTAA
- the LOC117837609 gene encoding protein yippee-like isoform X2 yields MGRLFLMHLDGNVYSCKHCKTHLGLAGDIISKAFHCKHGKAYLFHKVVNVTPGVKEDRLMMTGMHTVSDIFCVGCGSIVGWKYEAAHEKSQRYKEGKYILERFKVSGPDGSQYWIAPDAHLVGSDADDV; encoded by the exons ATGGGGCGGCTGTTCCTGATGCACCTGGACGGCAACGTCTACAGCTGCAAGCACTGCAAGACCCacctcggcctcgccggcgacatcatctccaag GCCTTCCACTGCAAGCACGGGAAGGCCTACCTCTTCCATAAGGT TGTCAATGTGACTCCTGGAGTAAAAGAAGATCGCTTGATGATGACAGGAATGCACACTGTTTCTGATATCTTCTGTGTTGGCTGTGGATCCATTGTTGGATGGAAATAT GAAGCTGCACATGAGAAGAGCCAGAGGTACAAGGAAGGAAAGTATATTCTGGAGAG GTTTAAGGTGTCAGGCCCTGACGGAAGCCAGTACTGGATTGCACCTGATGCTCATTTGGTCGGAAGCGATGCCGACGATGTATGA
- the LOC117837609 gene encoding protein yippee-like isoform X1, translated as MGRLFLMHLDGNVYSCKHCKTHLGLAGDIISKAFHCKHGKAYLFHKVQQMFHSLMYAVPSVNVTPGVKEDRLMMTGMHTVSDIFCVGCGSIVGWKYEAAHEKSQRYKEGKYILERFKVSGPDGSQYWIAPDAHLVGSDADDV; from the exons ATGGGGCGGCTGTTCCTGATGCACCTGGACGGCAACGTCTACAGCTGCAAGCACTGCAAGACCCacctcggcctcgccggcgacatcatctccaag GCCTTCCACTGCAAGCACGGGAAGGCCTACCTCTTCCATAAGGT CCAGCAGATGTTTCATTCACTCATGTATGCTGTGCCCAGTGTCAATGTGACTCCTGGAGTAAAAGAAGATCGCTTGATGATGACAGGAATGCACACTGTTTCTGATATCTTCTGTGTTGGCTGTGGATCCATTGTTGGATGGAAATAT GAAGCTGCACATGAGAAGAGCCAGAGGTACAAGGAAGGAAAGTATATTCTGGAGAG GTTTAAGGTGTCAGGCCCTGACGGAAGCCAGTACTGGATTGCACCTGATGCTCATTTGGTCGGAAGCGATGCCGACGATGTATGA
- the LOC117837608 gene encoding putative ABC1 protein At2g40090, whose amino-acid sequence MWRRAATAALSLGAGAGAVAVASTEDPAATLKVCAHLPPRLLRDSVTAATVALDYKWSLFGLEPGTPAWQSAKHDAHLRSANRLQELCFRNGGIYIKLGQHIAQLEYVVPEEYVQTMRESMLKKCPVSSYEEVRGVFAKDLGESPETFFAEFDPVPLASASLAQVHAARTHDGQKVAVKVQHDHLTDTSVVDIATVDLLVNALHYIFPTFDYRWLVDEVRESAPKELDFLNEAKNSEKCLDNFRRLSPHIAGSIYAPKVYWNLSTSRILTMEFMDAKEVTDVHGIKEIGIHPSDVSNLVSKAFAEMIFKHGFVHCDPHAANMMVRPMPQDSRKFFGWKQPQLVLLDHGLYKELDYTTRISYASLWKALVFADAKAIKENSIKLGAGEDLHALFAGVLTMRPWQRVIDPSPDHLVLDGKTTDYSELQNYASLYFSEISELLRRLPRVILLMLKTNDCLRAVNHALVGGTSLESFMIIGRVSSEAVLDAKKMSRRSFLDRLMIWLEEAILEARFFSLKLMLCFMQLRKLLPS is encoded by the exons atgtggcggcgggcggcgacggcggcgctgtcgctgggcgccggcgccggcgcggtcgCGGTCGCCAGCACCGAGGACCCCGCCGCAACGCTCAAGGTCTGCGCGCACCTGCccccgcgcctcctccgcgACTCCGTCACGGCGGCCACCGTCGCGCTCGACTACAAGTGGTCCCTCTTTGGCCTCGAGCCGGGCACCCCCGCGTGGCAGAGCGCCAAgcacgacgcccacctccgctcAGCCAACCGACTCCAGGAGCTCTGCTTCCGCAATGGCGGCATCTACATCAAGCTCGGCCAGCACATCGCGCAGCTG GAGTATGTCGTGCCGGAGGAGTACGTGCAGACGATGAGGGAATCGATGCTGAAGAAGTGCCCGGTCTCGTCATATGAGGAGGTCCGCGGGGTGTTTGCCAAGGATCTCGGAGAATCGCCAGAAACT TTTTTTGCAGAATTTGATCCTGTCCCACTTGCAAGTGCTTCTCTTGCACAAGTCCATGCTGCACGAACCCACGATGGACAAAAAGTTGCTGTTAAG GTTCAGCACGATCACCTGACAGATACCAGTGTTGTAGATATAGCTACTGTGGATTTGTTAGTGAATGCTCTGCACTATATTTTCCCTACATTTGACTACAG GTGGTTGGTTGATGAAGTTCGAGAAAGTGCCCCTAAG GAATTGGATTTCTTGAATGAGGCCAAAAACAGTGAAAAATGTTTGGATAACTTTAGAAGGTTGTCTCCTCACATTGCCGGTAGCATCTATGCCCCCAAGGTTTATTGGAATCTCAGCACATCTAGAATTCTCACCATGGAGTTTATGGATGCCAAGGAGGTAACTGATGTTCATGGCATTAAAGAAATTGGCATTCACCCTTCTGATGTTTCGAACCTA GTCAGTAAAGCATTTGCTGAGATGATTTTCAAGCATGGTTTTGTTCATTGTGATCCCCATGCTGCCAATATGATGGTCCGACCCATGCCACAAGACAGCAGAAAATTTTTTG GTTGGAAACAGCCACAGTTGGTTCTTCTCGACCATGGTCTTTACAAAGAGCTTGATTATACTACTAGGATAAGCTATGCTTCTCTTTGGAAG GCGCTTGTTTTTGCTGATGCAAAAGCAATTAAGGAGAACAGTATCAAACTAGGTGCTGGGGAAGATCTTCATGCACTCTTTGCTGGTGTTCTCACAATGAGGCCATGGCAAAGGGTGATTGATCCATCTCCTGATCATCTTGTCCTAGACGGAAAAACTACTGATTATTCTGAACTGCAG AATTACGCCTCCTTATATTTTTCTGAAATCTCGGAGCTGCTGAGGAGATTACCAAGAGTCATCTTGTTGATGCTTAAAACAAATGACTGTTTACGCGCAGTCAATCATGCCCTG GTTGGAGGCACTTCTTTGGAGTCATTTATGATCATTGGGCGTGTCTCTTCTGAAGCTGTGCTGGACGCTAAAAAGATGAGCAGGAGGTCATTTCTAGATAGATTGATGATATGGCTGGAGGAAGCTATACTGGAAGCTCGATTCTTTAGTTTGAAGCTGATGTTGTGCTTTATGCAACTTAGGAAGTTGTTGCCCAGCTAA
- the LOC140221075 gene encoding uncharacterized protein: MVEGRDSAGGGADGLDAGFGSRTGGFLMSKLNQVHSDLHEWDRKVLKKPVQRMKKLRRKLEVLKQGSQTDEFLSAQKEILLQIELQLEQEEIYWVQRARANWLKHGDRNTNFFHQFASSRKKRNLVKGLVDDQGIRHEDIDTMGAMVKDYFGTLFTREVLEVEDGILNDVDRRVTSAMNQALLEPFTREEVKKALFSIGDLKAPGPDGLHAIFFKRFWNFLEDDLDDEVLGAVNNATIPMGWNDTTIVMIPKVDNPDKLIMACVSSVRYRVRFNNFETDMFTPTRGLRQGDPLSPYLFLMVAEDDSLILMKADKGNADCLSNILDKYCASLGQKLSEAKSNKYLGLPALVGADRSDCFRHLLDRVVARIAGWKEKVLSLGGKETLIKSIAQAVPVYAMMVFRILTKICKGITSVISQYWWGDEEDHKRIHW, encoded by the exons ATGGTTGAAGGAAGAGACAGTGCAGGAGGTGGTGCAGACGGCCTGGACGCGGGCTTCGGCTCAAGGACAGGGGGGTTTTTGATGAGTAAGCTGAACCAAGTTCATTCAGACCTGCATGAATGGGATAGGAAGGTGCTGAAGAAACCTGTTCAACGAATGAAGAAACTTAGGAGAAAGTTGGAGGTGTTGAAACAAGGATCGCAGACAGACGAATTCTTGTCTGCTCAAAAGGAGATCCTTCTCCAAATTGAGTTGCAACTAGAACAAGAGGAAATTTACTGGGTGCAAAGAGCTCGTGCTAATTGGCTTAAACATGGTGACAGAAATACTAATTTCTTTCACCAGTTTGCTTCTAGTCGCAAGAAGAGAAATCTGGTCAAAGGGTTGGTGGATGACCAGGGAATTCGTCATGAAGATATTGATACTATGGGGGCTATGGTGAAAGACTATTTTGGCACGTTGTTTACAAGAGAGGTCCTAGAAGTGGAGGATGGCATTTTGAATGATGTGGACAGGAGAGTTACAAGTGCAATGAATCAAGCTCTTCTGGAACCGTTTACAAGAGAGGAGGTAAAGAAGGCTTTATTTAGCATTGGCGATCTGAAAGCCCCAGGGCCGGATGGTCTCCATGCCATTTTCTTCAAACGGTTCTGGAATTTTCTAGAggatgatcttgatgatgaggtgtTGGGAGCAGTTAACAATGCAACTATACCTATGGGTTGGAATGATACAACCATAGTTATGATTCCTAAGGTGGATAATCCTGATAAG TTAATCATGGCATGTGTTTCATCAGTCCGATACAGAGTTCGGTTCAACAACTTTGAGACAGATATGTTCACACCAACCAGAGGTTTGCGCCAAGGTGATCCTTTATCACCTTATCTCTTCCTTATGGTTGCTGAAG ACGACTCGCTCATTCTGATGAAAGCTGATAAGGGGAATGCTGATTGTTTATCAAATATCCTGGACAAATATTGTGCAAGTTTAGGACAAAAGTTAAGTGAGGCCAAATCAA ATAAATATCTGGGACTCCCAGCTTTAGTGGGGGCTGATAGGAGCGATTGTTTCAGGCATTTGCTTGACAGGGTGGTGGCTCGGATTGCCGGCTGGAAGGAAAAGGTCCTTAGTTTGGGAGGAAAGGAAACTCTTATCAAATCTATAGCTCAGGCCGTGCCGGTCTACGCGATGATGGTATTTAGAATTCTGACAAAAATCTGCAAAGGAATTACAAGTGTCATCTCGCAATACTGGTGGGGAGATGAGGAAGATCATAAGAGAATCCACTGGTAG